A genomic region of Sander lucioperca isolate FBNREF2018 chromosome 6, SLUC_FBN_1.2, whole genome shotgun sequence contains the following coding sequences:
- the kiaa1328 gene encoding protein hinderin isoform X2, which yields MAAAATKSGNSGIFWMNGGLEGEGKTPTPFSLRSGSSTSTSSKRGTKMRTRRSSDCKNETTLRKVVKKQGSSQSERSGVYTKENVSVHPSATVATEHTVSPALGTFISSTQVISETSRAKSQVCLKDLCPEDKRRIANLIEELARVSEEKEESVQRLKDEQENFESKIQKLEQQNVIIVQERESLQQQYRECQELLGLYQQYLSQQQAKLNQSIAQLSQAPAHSKVLRSEEVPSRTSTSRANGSLFDGSYLSLAATPAQQPQVHRSGGGGRAIHTHSNHVSLSCVSEFSPTDGPIKQHRIQKRECREPHSQSHHRCEHYQGSGQDSDSCLENGHHDNFNQHECKRLHSGSAIGSEAKEALTRPLLGHEDWEEKRHHLLLQKMQLEMERERLQARLAEQEERLNRQNQQLRQSRLDYSRFQQGTQSDLSSSNTRKGDPQPEGPSHQDSPPSVCEDAKVHPAGQSMNGKRSQTVPTLLDNGNEALERSRKDMATSPAKSPARLSKPTSVAVIQKTPEARLDFSVVELLDVFSPVSAPELSKQSTRRPKTSQRRPGLSAPKPVGRILLPAAGSYPQSTQQDLEESQILEDIFFIC from the exons ATGGCGGCAGCGGCAACAAAAAGTGGAAATTCGGGGATATTTTGGATGAATGGTG GATTAGAAGGAGAGGGGAAGACTCCGACCCCTTTTAGTTTGAGATCAGGCAGCAGCACCAGCACATCCAGTAAAAGAGGTACCAAGATGCGAACCAGACGTAGCTCTGATTGCAAGAATGAGACCACACTAAGGAAAGTTGTCAAGAAACAGGGCTCCTCACAAAGTGAGCGCTCTGGGGTTTATACCAAGGAAAACGTGTCCGTCCATCCCAGTGCTACTGTAGCTACAGAGCACACTGTTTCTCCAGCTTTGGGTACTTTTATCTCCTCGACACAG GTAATCTCTGAGACCAGCAGAGCTAAGAGCCAGGTCTGTTTGAAGGACCTCTGTCCTGAAGATAAGCGCCGGATTGCAAACCTCATCGAAGAACTTGCCAG AGTGAGCGAGGAGAAAGAAGAGTCAGTGCAGCGTCTGAAAGATGAACAGGAAAATTTTGAGTCCAAGATCCAGAAGCTGGAGCAACAGAACGTGATCATAGTACAGGAAAGGGAGA GCCTGCAGCAGCAGTATAGAGAGTGCCAGGAGCTGCTTGGGCTCTACCAACAATACCTTTCTCAGCAACAGGCGAAACTTAACCAATCCATCGCCCAGCTCAGCCAGGCACCAGCCCATAGCAAG GTGCTCCGCAGCGAGGAAGTCCCCAGCAGAACATCTACCAGCAGAGCTAATGGCTCTCTCTTTGATGGCTCATACCTCAGCCTTGCGGCTACCCCAGCACAACAGCCTCAAGTGCACAGAAGTGGTGGTGGAGGAAGAGCAATACATACCCATAGCAACCATGTCTCTCTATCCTGTGTTAGTGAGTTCAGTCCAACTGATGGGCCGATCAAACAGCATAGGATTCAGAAAAGGGAGTGCAGGGAGCCACACTCACAGTCCCACCACAGATGTGAGCACTACCAAGGCAGTGGTCAAGACAGTGACTCTTGTCTAGAGAATGGCCACCATGACAACTTTAACCAGCATGAGTGTaaaag ACTCCACAGTGGGAGTGCCATTGGCTCAGAGGCCAAGGAAGCTCTGACCAGGCCTCTGTTGGGCCACGAGGACTGGGAGGAAAAGAGGCACCACCTGCTGCTGCAGAAGATGCAgttggagatggagagagagaggctgcagGCACGGCTGGCTGAGCAGGAGGAGAGGCTCAATAGACAGAATCAGCAGCTACGTCAGTCGCGTCTCGATTACAGCAG GTTTCAACAAGGTACTCAATCTGATCTCAGCAGCTCAAACACTAGAAAAGGAGATCCACAGCCGGAGGGTCCCTCCCACCAAGATTCACCCCCCAG TGTGTGTGAAGATGCAAAGGTACATCCTGCAGGACAGAGCATGAATGGAAAACGCTCCCAAACTGTACCCACTCTTCTGGACAATGGCAATG AGGCCTTAGAGAGGTCTAGAAAGGACATGGCCACATCTCCTGCTAAGTCCCCTGCAAGGCTGAGTAAGCCCACCTCAGTGGCTGTGATCCAAAAGACCCCTGAGGCCAG GTTGGACTTTTCTGTTGTTGAGTTATTGGATGTCTTTAGTCCTGTCTCTGCACCTGAGCTCAGCAAGCAGTCCACTCGAAGACCCAAAACATCGCAACGTAGGCCGGGCCTCTCTGCCCCCAAACCAGTGGGCAGAATCCTGCTTCCTGCTGCTGGGTCTTATCCTCAGAGTACCCAGCAGGACCTAGAAGAAAGCCAAATACTGGAGGATATTTTCTTCATTTGCTGA
- the kiaa1328 gene encoding protein hinderin isoform X1, producing MAAAATKSGNSGIFWMNGVSDEEQPLVFVPGLEGEGKTPTPFSLRSGSSTSTSSKRGTKMRTRRSSDCKNETTLRKVVKKQGSSQSERSGVYTKENVSVHPSATVATEHTVSPALGTFISSTQVISETSRAKSQVCLKDLCPEDKRRIANLIEELARVSEEKEESVQRLKDEQENFESKIQKLEQQNVIIVQERESLQQQYRECQELLGLYQQYLSQQQAKLNQSIAQLSQAPAHSKVLRSEEVPSRTSTSRANGSLFDGSYLSLAATPAQQPQVHRSGGGGRAIHTHSNHVSLSCVSEFSPTDGPIKQHRIQKRECREPHSQSHHRCEHYQGSGQDSDSCLENGHHDNFNQHECKRLHSGSAIGSEAKEALTRPLLGHEDWEEKRHHLLLQKMQLEMERERLQARLAEQEERLNRQNQQLRQSRLDYSRFQQGTQSDLSSSNTRKGDPQPEGPSHQDSPPSVCEDAKVHPAGQSMNGKRSQTVPTLLDNGNEALERSRKDMATSPAKSPARLSKPTSVAVIQKTPEARLDFSVVELLDVFSPVSAPELSKQSTRRPKTSQRRPGLSAPKPVGRILLPAAGSYPQSTQQDLEESQILEDIFFIC from the exons ATGGCGGCAGCGGCAACAAAAAGTGGAAATTCGGGGATATTTTGGATGAATGGTG TGTCAGATGAAGAACAGCCTTTGGTGTTTGTTCCTG GATTAGAAGGAGAGGGGAAGACTCCGACCCCTTTTAGTTTGAGATCAGGCAGCAGCACCAGCACATCCAGTAAAAGAGGTACCAAGATGCGAACCAGACGTAGCTCTGATTGCAAGAATGAGACCACACTAAGGAAAGTTGTCAAGAAACAGGGCTCCTCACAAAGTGAGCGCTCTGGGGTTTATACCAAGGAAAACGTGTCCGTCCATCCCAGTGCTACTGTAGCTACAGAGCACACTGTTTCTCCAGCTTTGGGTACTTTTATCTCCTCGACACAG GTAATCTCTGAGACCAGCAGAGCTAAGAGCCAGGTCTGTTTGAAGGACCTCTGTCCTGAAGATAAGCGCCGGATTGCAAACCTCATCGAAGAACTTGCCAG AGTGAGCGAGGAGAAAGAAGAGTCAGTGCAGCGTCTGAAAGATGAACAGGAAAATTTTGAGTCCAAGATCCAGAAGCTGGAGCAACAGAACGTGATCATAGTACAGGAAAGGGAGA GCCTGCAGCAGCAGTATAGAGAGTGCCAGGAGCTGCTTGGGCTCTACCAACAATACCTTTCTCAGCAACAGGCGAAACTTAACCAATCCATCGCCCAGCTCAGCCAGGCACCAGCCCATAGCAAG GTGCTCCGCAGCGAGGAAGTCCCCAGCAGAACATCTACCAGCAGAGCTAATGGCTCTCTCTTTGATGGCTCATACCTCAGCCTTGCGGCTACCCCAGCACAACAGCCTCAAGTGCACAGAAGTGGTGGTGGAGGAAGAGCAATACATACCCATAGCAACCATGTCTCTCTATCCTGTGTTAGTGAGTTCAGTCCAACTGATGGGCCGATCAAACAGCATAGGATTCAGAAAAGGGAGTGCAGGGAGCCACACTCACAGTCCCACCACAGATGTGAGCACTACCAAGGCAGTGGTCAAGACAGTGACTCTTGTCTAGAGAATGGCCACCATGACAACTTTAACCAGCATGAGTGTaaaag ACTCCACAGTGGGAGTGCCATTGGCTCAGAGGCCAAGGAAGCTCTGACCAGGCCTCTGTTGGGCCACGAGGACTGGGAGGAAAAGAGGCACCACCTGCTGCTGCAGAAGATGCAgttggagatggagagagagaggctgcagGCACGGCTGGCTGAGCAGGAGGAGAGGCTCAATAGACAGAATCAGCAGCTACGTCAGTCGCGTCTCGATTACAGCAG GTTTCAACAAGGTACTCAATCTGATCTCAGCAGCTCAAACACTAGAAAAGGAGATCCACAGCCGGAGGGTCCCTCCCACCAAGATTCACCCCCCAG TGTGTGTGAAGATGCAAAGGTACATCCTGCAGGACAGAGCATGAATGGAAAACGCTCCCAAACTGTACCCACTCTTCTGGACAATGGCAATG AGGCCTTAGAGAGGTCTAGAAAGGACATGGCCACATCTCCTGCTAAGTCCCCTGCAAGGCTGAGTAAGCCCACCTCAGTGGCTGTGATCCAAAAGACCCCTGAGGCCAG GTTGGACTTTTCTGTTGTTGAGTTATTGGATGTCTTTAGTCCTGTCTCTGCACCTGAGCTCAGCAAGCAGTCCACTCGAAGACCCAAAACATCGCAACGTAGGCCGGGCCTCTCTGCCCCCAAACCAGTGGGCAGAATCCTGCTTCCTGCTGCTGGGTCTTATCCTCAGAGTACCCAGCAGGACCTAGAAGAAAGCCAAATACTGGAGGATATTTTCTTCATTTGCTGA
- the kiaa1328 gene encoding protein hinderin isoform X3, protein MAAAATKSGNSGIFWMNGVSDEEQPLVFVPGLEGEGKTPTPFSLRSGSSTSTSSKRGTKMRTRRSSDCKNETTLRKVVKKQGSSQSERSGVYTKENVSVHPSATVATEHTVSPALGTFISSTQVISETSRAKSQVCLKDLCPEDKRRIANLIEELARVSEEKEESVQRLKDEQENFESKIQKLEQQNVIIVQERESLQQQYRECQELLGLYQQYLSQQQAKLNQSIAQLSQAPAHSKVLRSEEVPSRTSTSRANGSLFDGSYLSLAATPAQQPQVHRSGGGGRAIHTHSNHVSLSCVSEFSPTDGPIKQHRIQKRECREPHSQSHHRCEHYQGSGQDSDSCLENGHHDNFNQHECKRLHSGSAIGSEAKEALTRPLLGHEDWEEKRHHLLLQKMQLEMERERLQARLAEQEERLNRQNQQLRQSRLDYSRFQQGTQSDLSSSNTRKGDPQPEGPSHQDSPPSVCEDAKVHPAGQSMNGKRSQTVPTLLDNGNEALERSRKDMATSPAKSPARLSKPTSVAVIQKTPEAREVCVRHTTPVLWGTL, encoded by the exons ATGGCGGCAGCGGCAACAAAAAGTGGAAATTCGGGGATATTTTGGATGAATGGTG TGTCAGATGAAGAACAGCCTTTGGTGTTTGTTCCTG GATTAGAAGGAGAGGGGAAGACTCCGACCCCTTTTAGTTTGAGATCAGGCAGCAGCACCAGCACATCCAGTAAAAGAGGTACCAAGATGCGAACCAGACGTAGCTCTGATTGCAAGAATGAGACCACACTAAGGAAAGTTGTCAAGAAACAGGGCTCCTCACAAAGTGAGCGCTCTGGGGTTTATACCAAGGAAAACGTGTCCGTCCATCCCAGTGCTACTGTAGCTACAGAGCACACTGTTTCTCCAGCTTTGGGTACTTTTATCTCCTCGACACAG GTAATCTCTGAGACCAGCAGAGCTAAGAGCCAGGTCTGTTTGAAGGACCTCTGTCCTGAAGATAAGCGCCGGATTGCAAACCTCATCGAAGAACTTGCCAG AGTGAGCGAGGAGAAAGAAGAGTCAGTGCAGCGTCTGAAAGATGAACAGGAAAATTTTGAGTCCAAGATCCAGAAGCTGGAGCAACAGAACGTGATCATAGTACAGGAAAGGGAGA GCCTGCAGCAGCAGTATAGAGAGTGCCAGGAGCTGCTTGGGCTCTACCAACAATACCTTTCTCAGCAACAGGCGAAACTTAACCAATCCATCGCCCAGCTCAGCCAGGCACCAGCCCATAGCAAG GTGCTCCGCAGCGAGGAAGTCCCCAGCAGAACATCTACCAGCAGAGCTAATGGCTCTCTCTTTGATGGCTCATACCTCAGCCTTGCGGCTACCCCAGCACAACAGCCTCAAGTGCACAGAAGTGGTGGTGGAGGAAGAGCAATACATACCCATAGCAACCATGTCTCTCTATCCTGTGTTAGTGAGTTCAGTCCAACTGATGGGCCGATCAAACAGCATAGGATTCAGAAAAGGGAGTGCAGGGAGCCACACTCACAGTCCCACCACAGATGTGAGCACTACCAAGGCAGTGGTCAAGACAGTGACTCTTGTCTAGAGAATGGCCACCATGACAACTTTAACCAGCATGAGTGTaaaag ACTCCACAGTGGGAGTGCCATTGGCTCAGAGGCCAAGGAAGCTCTGACCAGGCCTCTGTTGGGCCACGAGGACTGGGAGGAAAAGAGGCACCACCTGCTGCTGCAGAAGATGCAgttggagatggagagagagaggctgcagGCACGGCTGGCTGAGCAGGAGGAGAGGCTCAATAGACAGAATCAGCAGCTACGTCAGTCGCGTCTCGATTACAGCAG GTTTCAACAAGGTACTCAATCTGATCTCAGCAGCTCAAACACTAGAAAAGGAGATCCACAGCCGGAGGGTCCCTCCCACCAAGATTCACCCCCCAG TGTGTGTGAAGATGCAAAGGTACATCCTGCAGGACAGAGCATGAATGGAAAACGCTCCCAAACTGTACCCACTCTTCTGGACAATGGCAATG AGGCCTTAGAGAGGTCTAGAAAGGACATGGCCACATCTCCTGCTAAGTCCCCTGCAAGGCTGAGTAAGCCCACCTCAGTGGCTGTGATCCAAAAGACCCCTGAGGCCAG GGAAGTCTGCGTGAGGCACACTACTCCTGTCTTGTGGGGGACATTGTGA
- the tpgs2 gene encoding tubulin polyglutamylase complex subunit 2 produces MKTIFQMEETKESLIFKGVAERLTLGITRILENMPGVVDVRFVEREPAEKRSLLSWEQKNTCILPEDLRDFYLTTDGFTLTWSVKLDSECVPLGLMMINSVARLCPLLQPVSLFSLPNAPSLADLDWEENNTESGTGHAPAAPHFDSRCRIFELDSCGGNGKVCLVYKNCTPGVVAQQSEIWFLDRSLCWHLLTATFTSYYRLMITYLGLPEWQYAFTPYGPSPQAKQWASLYQPLTFSSELSLADPAGDSHLNKLDPTKAFKGKAKTPIPKKKQSTQCSLGSTAKSQGSTGRHSGGKR; encoded by the exons ATGAAGACGATCTTCCAAATGGAAGAGACAAAAGAAAGCTTGATATTTAAAGGTGTTGCTGAGAGACTGACGCTTGGCATCACTCGAATACTCG AGAACATGCCTGGTGTGGTCGATGTGCGTTTTGTAGAGAGGGAGCCTGCAGAGAAGAGGAGCCTGCTGTCATGGGAACAG AAAAACACTTGTATTTTGCCAGAGGACCTGCGAGATTTCTATCTGACAACGGATGGATTTACACTAACCTGGAGCGTTAAACTAGACA GTGAGTGTGTTCCCCTAGGATTGATGATGATTAACAGTGTGGCTAGGCTGTGCCCACTCCTCCAACCAGTATCATTATTCTCTCTACCCAATGCACCATCACTGGCTGACCTGGACTGGGAGGAGAACAACACAGAAAGTG GGACAGGGCATGCTCCCGCTGCGCCCCATTTTGATTCCCGTTGCCGCATCTTCGAGCTGGATTCCTGTGGTGGGAACGGCAAAGTGTGTCTAGTCTACAAAAACTGCACTCCAg GTGTGGTAGCCCAGCAGAGTGAAATTTGGTTCCTTGACCGCTCGCTGTGTTGGCATTTACTGACAGCAACCTTCACCTCCTACTACCGACTGATGATCACCTACCTGGGTCTGCCTGAGTGGCAGTATGCCTTCACCCCATATGGCCCTAGCCCCCAGGCCAAG CAGTGGGCATCGCTGTACCAGCCACTGACTTTCAGCAGTGAACTCAGCTTGGCTGATCCTGCTGGAGATTCCCATCTCAACAAGCTGGATCCTACAAAGGCCTTCAAAGGCAAAGCCAAGACACCCATCCCCAAGAAGAAGCAGTCCACACAGTGCAGTTTAGGGAGCACTGCAAAGAGCCAAGGCAGCACAGGAAGACACAGTGGGGGAAAGCGGTGA